In the genome of Oenanthe melanoleuca isolate GR-GAL-2019-014 chromosome 4A, OMel1.0, whole genome shotgun sequence, the window TTTGGATTTTAGTTCTGAGGAATTGTATTACGTTTTCTTAAGTTTTTAGCCAGAATTTTATAATGTATTAGACTGGTGATGAATTTTAAACTCCATGAGAATTTTTTGCcaaaattttggattttttttgtgatggaTTTTACTTCTGGGGAACTATTGCAGATTTTATTATCATATTAGAAATAGTGCTTCAGTGATGGATTTTTTGAAAAGAAGGTCAACAAATTTGGAACCTTCCCTGGCTAGTATCCTTATGTCTCCTGTATGTGTTTGTCCTCCCTAGCAAAGGGCCCTGCTGGGAAGCAcagatacatattttttttgattttttaaaaaatatttttcgGAAAGGGGGACATGTcgttggatgctgctgggaaccagggaaaaagcagccttgaggccttgcctttctcaggcctTTACAAGGTCAAGAAATTACaacaatgattatgcacctgcaggaTGCATGAGAGACGTGGTGTTTTGCAAAAGTATGTTTTTGaggaggtgttgccttcttggaccaatgagtcttttctattctgttttgcacaaactacccTTTATATATGTGAGGTGTTTCTTTgaataaagctctcttttcttccttgtttctcCATTACAtgaggaactatgttgcattatccttttcgCCGCTCTTATAGCCTTAaaatgcagcagggatgtgctggggagaggggtCCTGGTGAGGGCTGGGTTGTGTGAGGCCTTGGAGAGTCCTGGTAACCCCTGTGGCACAGGTACAAGAATGCGTCTGACAAGGTGGTGGAGTGCAAGCGCTACCTGCGGGACCAGGGCGTCAGGATCGGCTGCTACTTTGAGCAGAACgagctcatccagttccagccttTCCATGTTCTCATCAATGCCAGCGTTGGCGGCAAGACCCTGGAGATCCCCAGCGAGCgcatggagctgcaggaccTGGGTACAGAGTGGTGGGGGGACCCCTCtctcctctgcagggctgtgggttctcagagctctcctgtgagctgccagctggcagcagggccacTGGGGCATGCATAGGGCCAGCCCTCACTGGGCATTACCTGTCCCTTGCAGTGAAACCAGCGGCACCTGTCAACCTGACCATCCGCAACACCAGCAACAATCAGCTGCAGCTGACCTGGGCCTCCCCATACCCCAGAGGCACGTGCCTGGAGCATGCTGTCAAGTACAAGAGCAACAAGGACACCGGCTGGACGGTGAGAGCCCCGGGCACACCACCCTTGTGGCTGTGCTTGGGGgtgagctgtgctccagcctccaAGGTggtcccagccagcagcacagggctcatGTCCATGTCTCTCCAGGAGCTCTCAGTGAATAGAGATGTCTTCTCCTTACCAAGTGTGGACTATGAGAAGTCCTACACCTTCTACGTGCGCAGCAAGATCAACAAATTCTGTGGCACAACCCAGTTCTGGAGCGAGTGGAGCCTTCCTGTCATCTGGGGCAGCAACTCCACCAGCAAAGGTTTGTTCTGAGGGCTGCAGTGGGATAGGATGGACTGGAGCACGGCAGGGCGCAGCAGACGAGGGATGGCCGAGAAAGTACAGAATggcctgaggcagcagctgtaGGGTCAAGACCCATCTGGGCATGtggggtgcaggcagcagcatcctttgtacttctggaagaaaaaaccACACCACCAGTGGGACCTGCTGACTTTTGCCAGGGGCTTCTTAACACTGGAGAGCATTGCTGGGCCAGGATAGGGTCACCAGCTAATTATGGTGATAGGATGGTAGGGCTTGGGGACAGGCCCCTTCTCCATCCTCTgttcccagctgagccctgccatGAGCAATGCCACGGCCACCCACGAAGGGCCACCTGCACTGCCATGGTGGTGTGCTGTCTGGGGATCAGTGTCACCCCTGCTCTTTCCAGGCACGGTGAAGGAACAGCTATACTGGTTTGGGATCCACACGATCGTGGTCCCCATtgtctcctgcctgctcctgctggtccTTATCATCCTGCTGGTGCGCATGGAAAGGTGAGTGTGGGGAGCTGATtggggagagcagcactggggctcttCCCCTGTAACACactgtccaagtttaggacaaaactggggaaaagcctccaaaggagccccccagactaaacccccctcacaattcctccccccccactgggctcggagagaattttactcggggggaaaagtggaaaaaacttgtttattaacaaacacaagaaaaaaacacttcccagcaacaggaaagtacaatcccagatgacaaaagaactgttttcaccgaagtgagagacggtcgctgctgggaagggcgagaagcttcttgggcaggctccggaggcagtctctggtgtccaggtcccgtccggagccggtacagatcttggagctgaaggagagaagggggaggggaaggcagcagcagccagggcagagccggggcagcagcagcagcagcggggcagaagcaatagggcaaaagcagctgggctggggtagcagcaagcagcagcaagcagcagcagcagggcaagccaagcaagcacagcccggggcaccacccccccaggggggagaaagggcaccggcggcagctccatgcagacagcgaggtgtgggagcgggagaggagcagacaaaacaccaacccaggacacacACCTCTCCTGCACAGAGTATGGGTCATCCTGATGCCCCGAATTCCCAACCCCAGCAAGAATTTTGATGAGCTGTTCATCACTCACAACGGCAATTTCCAGGTAAGGCGGTGCAGGcggccctgccctgggctcactCCCGCTGTGTGGGgttggggctgggctgggtggcgctcctctcaccctgctctgctccctggaggAATGGGCTGGAGTCCCCAAGGATGTCGTGGAGAGCTTCAAGCCCAACTACAGCGAGAACATCTGCTATGTGACTGAGCTGCCACCCAAGGACAGCCACGAACCTCTCTGGGACAACAGTAACCATGCACCACCTCCAATGCCTGGGCCCCCAGCCACCCCCAGTGAGCACAGCCCCTACCAGAACAGCTATGGGAGACTGTGACACATTCCTGTACCCCTGCATCCCTCATTCTCCACAGCTTTGCTGCCCAAACCTTATTGCTCCCTGCTTCTCCCATTCCTCTGCCAAATGTTCTGGATCCTGGTTTTGCTTccttccagcccctccctgctcagaggtGCCCACAAGCACACCCATGGATGTGTCTTGATGagtgggcagctgcagctgagcaggccAACTGATGGGGACACACAGAATGATGAGTCCCAGGGGGGCCAAGTgtagaaaaataaggaaagataGGCAAGAAAGATTGTAAACATGCTCAAGTCCCTTGCAGCTGATGTAGAAAAACACATATACCATACCCATTGTTGTTTAGTTTTGTGTGTTCAGTAAGTAGAATTCTGTGTTTAGATAACACAGGCCTGTGATAGACTTAGTGGCACCTTATTTAACATGCTTTAGATTCCTGGCCTGCTGTGGGAAAGATCAAATCACAGTGGTAAACCACAACTGCAGAAATCCTTGATAAACAGGCAAAAACAGCAGGTTTAGTGATCCTCTAGGGTGGACCAAGGTCCACAGTGCCTGCATCCCTGTTTTATATGC includes:
- the IL2RG gene encoding cytokine receptor common subunit gamma encodes the protein MAAPGTFLVPVLLFLCGPGPHPAAAHSHPGVECVLFNEEYMTCVWGSKEMPTVNYSLFYWYKNASDKVVECKRYLRDQGVRIGCYFEQNELIQFQPFHVLINASVGGKTLEIPSERMELQDLVKPAAPVNLTIRNTSNNQLQLTWASPYPRGTCLEHAVKYKSNKDTGWTELSVNRDVFSLPSVDYEKSYTFYVRSKINKFCGTTQFWSEWSLPVIWGSNSTSKGTVKEQLYWFGIHTIVVPIVSCLLLLVLIILLVRMERVWVILMPRIPNPSKNFDELFITHNGNFQEWAGVPKDVVESFKPNYSENICYVTELPPKDSHEPLWDNSNHAPPPMPGPPATPSEHSPYQNSYGRL